From the Gadus chalcogrammus isolate NIFS_2021 chromosome 18, NIFS_Gcha_1.0, whole genome shotgun sequence genome, the window acacgctcgccgTTTCCACGTCCGTAAGCTGGGGCCACATGCTAGACGCTGTGAGTTATAGCCACTGTCATCTTGTGAGATGTAGTCCAcctcactgaaacactcacCCAAAATACCTTGGCACCGCCCTTAACGTTCGATTTATGAGGTcgctaccaccaccatcatcatcatcatcatcatcatcatcattatccttGACCATACCTGTAGTTAGATGAGGGGGAAAAGAGCATTCAGGATTTATGACCCTAACCTAGCTGTCGGCCATGAGGCTCAGAACCAAACTGTTCAACGTTTTCAAGGCTGTTCGCTTGAATGTTGTTGTTGCACCTTCCATCGATTTGAGTCGACCAGCGTCGCTCATTCCAATCTGTCTTTGTTATTAACACGTTTTTGGTGACGATAAATGTCAACTGCCATATTCAAGTTGCAATATGTCCATTCCATCTCATTGCTTAAAGTTACCTGGGCCCAAATGTAATCAATGCTGATTGATATTAATTTCATTTTCGCTCACATCCTATAACAGATTTATTCTACACATTAAATTGCTGTCAGCCCCTACCTCTCTTTGTTGACAAGAATCTGCCCTCCTAAAACCGTCCCACTCACACCACCCAGCAAGCCGAGCTACGCTAGGTGGTTTTAGTATGTAAAGTCTCGCGTTGAGCCAAGCTAGCTGGTTTTAGTTTGGAAAGTCTCGCATTGAGCTACACTAGCTGGTTTTAGTTTGGAAAGTCTCGCGCTGAGCTACACTTGCTGGTTTTAGTTCGGAGAGCATTCCACCTACTGACTGGTACGGGCTTAATCGTACACATTGCGACTTTGAGGACGGCATGTGAAAATATTTAATAAATGGCTATATACAATAATCCAAATAAATGTCAACGTCAAATACTGTATTTTTAAATATGATGATTGCACGGTTAAACATAGAGGATTGCATTGAAAAAGCAATATTATCCAAAAGGAACAAACGTAAACAGAGTAGTTGAATAACAATAACAGAATGGCTCATGCTGATAAATTGCACACTCGCGGATACGTGTCAGTGAAAAATGGGCTTCAATGTTTCGGTTGGATTTAGCTATTGATCTCTGGCTAAGGTTCAGTGgaagaaaataatgaaataatattgGATATTGTCCAGTACCTTTTAGTTTCAAGAAACGCAATTCCTTGGTAGAAAACATGCCAAAGAAAGCGGTGACTCTTTTGGATTACAGATGACATCTGTactcattcttttttttccgTATTCAGTTTTCTTTTGTCATTTGAGAAAAATAGATCTAGAGGAAAGCTATTTactgtagttgtgtgtttgtttgatggtgtgtgtgtgtgtgtgtgtctgtgtgtgtgtgtgtgtgtgtttgtgatgatgggtgtgtgtgtgtgtgtgtgtgtgtgtgtgtgtgtgtgtgtgtgtgtgtgtgtgtgtgtgtgtgtgtgtgtgtgtgtgtgtgtgtgtgtgtgtgtgtgtgtgtgtgtgtgtgtgtgtgtgtgtgtgtctaccagcTTCATCCCAAGGGTTGGATTAGCCCTCGGCTAGGAGGACACACCTCAAGGTGGGGAGGAATTAttacgtgcgcacacacacgtgcacacacacacgtgcacatttCCACAAATTCCCCCCTGGCAAATTTCCGTGGAAGGAAAGAAAGCAAACTAAAGCATGTTAGAAAAACATTCTTTCCGTCAGAAGTTATGTTATTTATCTGAATAAATGGATTGCTGGTGTAGGTGCTGATTAAAACCAGAGGATAAAACCTAACGATGTAGAAACGGGGGGGGAGGATGGCTTAGGTCTTTTTAAACAATTAACTTCTTCAAACTCAGTGGAAAATTTTTGTAAGCTCTTGACAatcgagtgtgtgtgggtgtgtttaacTATGTTGGTCAATTAAATTTAGGATTTATTTTGAGAAATTCATATTAAATGTATGAATCATGACGGCAGACTGCATATTTAAAAGACTCTTGACCCGTACGTGGAAACATTCTTTACGTAGCTTTTATTGTCTCACATTTTAAAAGTAGGAGATTCTTCAACTTGGGCTTTCCTTATTGTTCATTCTATTGTCTTTCTCACGGAGGTCCAAAGCATTTTTCACTAATAAACAACGATAATATTCTGCTTTAACTGTCAACGAGAGAAAAAATCTTTCCAATCGATAATCAATCTTTCTTCAGAGAGTCAGGCAACACATTTATCCTTCATGACCAATTTAAAATCCACAGAGAAAAATAAACCAATTTTGCGTACTTTTGTGTCAGATTGTGAGCGATACACATAACATTTCATCAGGTCACGTCCGAGATGGAAGTGTTTCCAAGGGCTCAGCCTCATCCATAAATATCCCAGAGGAACCCACAGTTCCCAAAGACCTGTTTACGGCCCACATCAGGAAGCCATGCAGCGGTCATTCAGATGGACATGTTTGTGCAACAGCAACCCGGTCATCAGGCCCATCTGATAACAGTAACACACCAATCTCCCCCACCCTCGCCATACTCCTCCAGAGGCCAAGAAAGTGATCCCCAGTGACAGAAGCTGTCCCAGTTTGTGCATCAAACTCCCAGTGCCGATGTGTGCTGCTGTTCTGTAAAATagtggaaaaaaaaaggaatcggCTGATCGCATATTCAGCGTTCGAGCCCGTTGTTGGACGAGGAAGGAGTCATGCAGGGAACGGCCGGGGCATTCCGTCAACATATCCACCCCCTTCTGATGGCAAGCGCGAACCCCGCTACAGCTAGCCATGAAAAACAGCTAGCTCTAGCTGTTAAAAAAAAGCTAGCGCTATGCGTGAGAAGCAACTAGCGCCAGTCGTAGAAAACAGCTAGCGCTAGCGATGGAAAACAGCTAGTGCTAGCCGTGGAAAACAGCTTGCGCTAGCCATGAAAAACAGCTAGCGCTAGCCGTGAGAAGCAGCTAGCGCTAGCCGGGAGAAGCAGCTAGGGCTAGCCATGAGAAGCAGCTAGGGCTAGCCATGAGAAGCAGCTAGGGCTAGCCATGACAAACAGCTAGGGCTAGCCGTGAAAAACAACAAGCGCTAGTTATAAAAAACAGATAGCCCTAGCCATCAAAAACAGCTAACGCTAGCCGTGAACAACAGCTAGCGCTAGCCATGAAAAACACAGCTAGCGTATCCGTGAATAACAGCTAGTACTAGCCGTCGAAGACCAGCTAGCGCTAGCGGTGAAATCCAGCTAGCCCCCGCTGGGCCCCATCACAGGCTGCTCTTGTGGGCGCGCAGCGAGGCGGTGTGCGAGAGCACGAAGCTCTCGGTGCACTGCTGGCTGCTGGAGGACGGCGAGCGGCGCGGCGAGCGCTGGAAGCGGCTGCGGCGGCTGAAGTAGCTGCTGGCCGTCCAGGTGCGCTGGCGCTTGCGCAGGTACTCCTTGTAGTTCTTGGTGAGCAGTGTGTAGAGGAAGGGGTTGATGCAGCTGTTGCTGTAGGTCAGGCAGGTGGTCAGGTAGTTGATGTTCCGCTTGGCCGTGTTGGAGATGGCCAGCGAGGGGTGGAATTCGCCCAGCAGCTGCCAGATCCAGAAGGGCAGGAAGCAGGCCCAGAAGAGCAGCACGATGGTGAAGATGAGGTACAGCACCTTGGAGGAGAACATCTGGATGGTTAGCACGGGTTGAGGCTGGTGTTCAGTTGGTTCCCTGGTCAATTGTTTATCTCTATTTTATGCTCgttcaattaaattgtattcgcaaagcccttaatcacaggtacagccTCAAAGGGCTGAATAGGGTGTATAATTATGACGCCACCCTGACCttagccccccagagggcaagggaaaactcccttaattagcaaggaagaattcttgagaaggaaggaggaacgcagagtggggaaTCCTTCCTTctagggatggtcaggagtgcaatgggggcCATAACTGAAgtacatacgtacgtacgtacatacatacgtacatacatacatacatccatccatccatccatccatccatccatccatccatccatccatacatacatacatacatacatacatacatacgtatataaatacgtacgtacgtatgggatgatcaggagtgcaatgggggcCATAACTGAAgtacatacgtacgtacgtacatacatacatacatacgtacatacatgcatacatacatacgtacgtatatacatacatacatacatacatacatacatacatacatacagacagacatacatacatacatacatacatacatacatacatacatacatacatacatacatacatacatacatacaggaaaaaaataaataatcgatGATGGGGTGCAGGCCGGTTCACcataaggagagtccaggcattcaGATGTAACTCGTTGCTCATTGGGTCAATGCGTCAATGCTGTAGGATCAGTGAAAAAACTTTTCTAAATGTGTAATTCGTGGGGGAAGTTGCAATTTTAATAGTAAACTCATTTTGAGTATCTCTTGGGAGTATATATGTCGTATTACTCATGGTTGGAAAGCATAACTGTGAAGCTTCTGGCTCTTAAAGAACATTGAGGCCCTCCAGGGTTTAATCAGGGAAGTCATTACTCATGCAGAGGCATCCTGTTCACAACTTAGTTACATTATGCCTGCACGATggagatatatacatatatatttatttattctgcaAGCCAATATTTTTGATTCTTATTATAtgcatttttacattttaaatgctATCTGTAAATTGGGTAGCCACTTTAAACCAGTTGGAAGAGGCTCACAACACATGTTTGGCTTGTTCTTCTTGGCttgaattattatttgtataaatTATTCACCCGGCCATCTTCTAGCATAGTTTCCCCAGGAAGAGCACATTCAGTGCACACATTTAGGGGATCACATGTGGCCCCACATGTGATCGCCGGAAGGGGAACTTTCTCTGGGAAACATTCCTAGAAAAAGCGGGGTCACTAAACATATAATATCCCCTCCATGCCTCAGACTTAGAAGAAGTCACCAGAGAACCGCTCGGTTCTGGAAAGAGAGCCTCCATTCAGAGCTTCACAGCTAACCTGAGGAGCGCACTGACCTTCTGATTGGGCAGCTTCTTGGTCTGTTTGAAGGTCTCGGTCTGGGAGATCCAATAGGTGCGCGCCAGCCGGATGTAGAGATAGCCAATGATGAGGCCCGGCGCCACGATGCTGGTGCAGAACAGGAAGGAGATGTACGCCTTGTATGTGTTCGGCGCCAGGGTGGGCTGGCACATGGTCTTTGCGCCCACCTTCATCAGCTGGATGCCCACCATCATGGGCAGCGTGAGCACCAGCGAGGCCGCCCACACCAGCAGGGCGATGGCCTTGCGGTAGCTCTTGGAGCGCTTCACCGTGTCCAGGGGCTTGAGCACGGCGAAGTAGCGCTCGGTGCTCATGATGGTCAGCGTGAAGATGCTGGCGTGCATGGTCAGGAAGTCGATGCTGATGAGGATGCGGCAGCCCACGTCGCCAAAGTGCCAGCCCTGCAGGAAGTGGGTGCAGACCACGAAGGGGATGGTGAGCAGGTAGAGCAGGTCGGCCATGGCCAGGTTGATGATGTAGATGTACATGGAGGCGGAGGTGCGCATGGACTGGCACATCACCACCAGGGTGTAGATGTTGCCCGTGACGCCCACCAGGCACATGACGGACAGGATGGTGCCGATGGTGAAGGTGGCGGCGGTGTCCTCGTGGGAGGGGGTCAGGCCCGAAGGGGACAGGGCGGTGCCGTTCGGGACCCTCTCCACCAGCGCCGTCATGGACGCCATGGACACGGTGGTCATCCTGCGTTCCCCCAGGGGTGGTCGGATGGGAGGATGAAGGGGAGACATGAGAATACATACAGAAAAGGGAATCGCTAATCTGTAGTCCGACGGATTCATCTCGGGTGACTTCTGGATAAACGAGACGCTGTCCTGGAAAAAGCCTTTCCCTCTTGggctctggctctctcactttctcagcTCTCTCTAGGTgaccctcttcctcatcctcgtcCAATAGCCTGGCCCCTGCCGTGTTGTCTCCATGAGGCCACAGAAAATCTGGCTCTATAGATCACTTTGTGAAAATGAAGTTGGGGTTTTATCCCCTAGTTCAGAGAGAGGCTTTCAGAAATTGCCTCGGGCATTGGCCAGTTTAGTTGCTCTTATAAATACAAGTCGGCCCTAAATCCCGAGTTCATCACTCTTCCCATGTCATGACTATTCCCAGCGAATTCAACATTGTCTTGATGGTAGCCGTTATTCCCCCCGAAAAAAGCGAGAGTAGAGATTAGTTCAATTTAGACCGCAGACAAAACAGCTCAGAGAATCCCTATTTATAGACACAGCTTGAATCACAACATCTTCAAACACTGTATCACGGAAATATGGCTTTATGGGTACCCGGAATTGCTAGGCTTGCACCAttatcaaaaacaaacaaagcatttGTGACCATAGAATCAGCGAAGCTTGAATGCCCCCCATTACGTGATTAGACGTTCGGAGAGGGATTGGACATTAGAAGTGAAGACGGTTCACTTCATGCTGGGCCTTTTACCTCCCACATCCCTCATCCCCTATGATTCAAAATGTAGCCTTGACGTAAAAAAtatctcccccccttccctcctctacacccccccccccacccccaaccccccttcctcactcccAGGAGTGAAGCAGTATGATGATGCCATTTTAAATGCCTGCTAATCTTTGGGTGTTAGCAGTTGTGGTTTATTCAGCTTAAGTGGTTaggatttataaaaaaaaaaagattgcaaGTTAAATAAGCATAATAAACCAAAACAGAATTATTGATTTGATTAAGGTTTTGAATCAACAGACGTTTCTGAAGACGATATAGCAGATTGAGGATTTTTGGTCtgttcagtttgtgtgtgggatttattttataaatgattTCAAGTTAAATAAGCATCATAAACCAAAGACAGAATTATTGGATTAATAAGGTTGTGAATCAACAGACCTTCCTGTAGTCGATTTAGCAGCTCGAGGAGATTTTTGTCTATTCAGTTTATGTGCGTGTGAATTCTTTTAAAAAtgatttcaaataaaataagcaTCTGTGTGTGGAAACGTGGAAATGTGCGGTATTCCACGCCTAGGTCCGAAAGCACTTCACATCGGGGTCtgtatattaatattaacgTATGATATTAATATCACATACTAGTCACACATCCAACCATCCAAATCTGATGTCTGGGAGCATGCTACACCAGACACAGCAGGCTACAATCACGGTTATAATCTTCTCCACATAATCAATTGGCTTTCCTTATCTGCCAGGACAGAAGAGCAACAGCCATTACCGCAAAGTaatggctatgtgtgtgtgtgtgtgtgtgtgtgtgtgtgtgtgtgtgtgtgtgtgtgtgtgtgtgtgtgtgtgtgtgtgtgtgtgtgtgtgtgtgtgtgtgtgtgtgtgtgtgtgcctgtctatTTCTGTCCTCACTCAGTGGTGCATACCTGCCGTGTGGCCTAGaccagtgtgtctgtgagcatgtgtttctgtggagATTTGAGATGCGCACGACAATCTAGCACCTCACTTAATGGGTGcacgtgcgagtgtgtgtgtgtccgagtgtgagtgtgagtgtgagtgtgtgtgtgtgtgtgtgtgtgtgtgagtgtgagtgtgagtgtgagtgtgagtgtgagtgtgtgtgtgtgtgtgtgtgtgtgtgtgtgtgtgtgtgtgtgtgtgtgtgtgtgtgtgtgtgtcctcctacCTTGCGTGCCCTCTCCCTGCTGGGTCAGAGGTGCTCTGTCAGAAGGTTTTTAAAGTGGTCCGCTGCCCGCTCAGTCTCCCATCGCCGCTCGTTCACTGGTCTCCTCGGAACTTCACACTCGCTGCTAATATTTCACACGCCATTAAAGAGAAAGACCGGGAAAAAAACAGCCGAGTCCCAGGGACGGTCACGTCCGGACAAAGGACAGCTAGCGAAGACAATCGGCGTGGAGCAGCAGGTGGTCATGGTAACTGTACACCCAAACTTCCATTGTTGTGCCCCCGAAGAGatggtatggggggggggggtaatccaGTCCAAGGTGCCGCGACGAAGGAGCGAAACACGCTCAGTGCTGCTCCTCTCAAAGTTCACTTCGCCTGTTCCACTatcctctccccgtctctccctctctctccctctctctctcccgctctctcacaTGCGCTCGCTTGCTtgcccgctccctctctccctgtctctctctctctctctctctctctctctctctctctctctctctctctctctccctctctctccttctctctccctctctccccgtctttctctctctctctctctctctctccccgtctctctctctctctctctctcctctctctctctctctctctcttctctctctctctttctctctctctctcccgtctctctctctctctctctctctctctctctctctatctctctctctctcgtcactaGATGAGGAGCGTCGTTTGGGAGGGATGAATGAGAGCTGggagagaagacacacacagaaacaaacacacgcacacacacacacacagttcaactCAAACCGGCACCACCGATGAAATGATGGGGCTGCTGGTATGATACCCCTCTCtcgctgtgagagagagagaggcagagagagagagagagagagagagaaagagggagagaggagagagagagagaagaggggagaggatgaggagagagagagagagagcttaagagaaaaagagagagcttaagagagagagagagagcatgaatgagaggggagagcgggagagcagTGAACGAGTGAGGGGTGTGCACCCAGAATCAGTCAACCCACACGGCGAAACACTCCAACGTAGAGTGGAAGGAGGGGggtcggggagagagaggggttggagagagtgagggggggggggatagagggggagggtgcATGATTATGAGGAGGCATTCAGGAAATGTCCCTTGCTCCTTTCTTCCCCTGTGCTCTCTCACTGCAGCCATTGGCCATCTATTCCTATCCtaaaggaggtgtgtgtgtgtgtgtgtgtgtgtgtgtgtgtgtgtgtgtgtgtgtgtgtgtgtgtgtgtgtgtgtgtgtgtgtgtgtgtgtgtgtgtgtgtgtgtgtgtgtgtgtgtgtttgtgtgtgtgtgtgtgtgtgtgtgggggggggggtgcgtgtgtCACAAGAAGAAATATTGCTTGGCGGCAACAAGCATATTCTTTCATGTATTCAAagtatgaaaacacacacaatctaatttgcaggacacacacacacacacacacacacacacacacacacacacacacacacacacacacacacacacacacacacacacacacacacacacacagactcttgtACATGAACATGATACCTAACGACTCTCCGAATTGAAATAGCTTTTTAATTGTCTCCATCTTGTCCTCTCACTTCCCAAAGGTAAAACACTTGGCTCTTGGTGTTGCTAACAAAGACAGACGGGGAATGCATATTTTAACACAGTCGACTCAGACTTCTTTTCAAATGTAAGCATAAAACACCTTCCAAATGCTCTTGATAAACAAACCAAATCAAACATTGTTTATTCTGAAAAACACCTGCCTCGCAGAAACCAGCAGAAACAGAATCACTCTGTCGTCCCACAGGGCCAGACTCGCATCCATATGCATTTTCATTCCCAAGACGGCTTGAAATGAAATGGTGTCTGCTGAAGTGGAAGTGAAACAGGACATCAAGGCGTGGCTGGgcagggcgagggcgagggctgaggaggaggaggaggagtaggaggaggaggtggaggaggaggaggaggaggtggaggaggaggaggaggaagaggaggaggaggaggaggaggaggcaggaggaggtggaggagggaggaggaggaggaggaggaggaggaggaggagggtggaggaggaggaggaggaggaggaggaggaggaggagggggagggaggaggaggaggagggggagggaggaggaggagggggaggaggaggagggggagggggagggaggaggaggaggaggaggaggtggaggaggaggaggaggaggtggaggagggaggaggaggaggaggagggggaggaggaggaggaggaggaggaggaggaggaggaggagggggagggttgccTATTGATCCGACAGGATTTGAATAGCAAAGGCTGGGGGCCCTGTCGGCGTAGTAAACATTATTTGAGGTTGGCTTTCTTTTTGATGCACAGATTTAGTTGTCACAGCGATTAAAAGATCGACTTGTGTCAGACACCGCAGGCAGACAGGGGTGGAAAGTCAATCGTGGTTTCGTGCTTTTCTTCATGTCTGGAAGAAAGCGTTGAGTTGCTGACGCAACGCCCATTGATCACAGAGGGATGCAGAGGATGTTGATGCAACAAATCTTCTGACAATCCACCTCAGTTAGCTTATGTTAAAAGGATAGCGGGGATATGAGCATTGGCATTCGCTTGCCCGATTCAGATGATTCGTTTGATTCCTAATCCTTCTGCGTCCAAAAGGGATTTGTTTGGGTAGAATTAGCATCCCGTTAGCCGCATTCCATGAATTCATTGGGTTTTAATTAAACAACTCATATGAATCTTGATGAGCAAAAAAAATTCAAGCTGCCAGATATCTCGGAGAGTCCCTTTAACTACGCCACCAGCCTCAGCCATCAATAAATGCTTAAAACTTAATTATATTTGCTCTTTAAATTGAATGGTTTCCGCAGCATTActtggggattttttttttttttgtttttggtatactaattaaaagtgaagaagacTATATCCAACCCCTCTGACTATTTTTGGCAAAATAAAGGCCTCTAACTGAACAGAAACCAACCATGACTCATGACTTAGATCCTTCAAGCCCTGAAAAGTAGAAGAtaacctaaccctagcccttgATGATCCCTCGCTGATACAGGCTTCCCTCCAGCCTCGCTTAAAGCCTCTCCTCTTGGCTGCCACTCGCTGCCTCAGACACCAGTTCCATGTTTACGGCTCCGGGAACCAGACCGTTGGAACCAGACCGCGTTCACTATTGCGCTGGAATGCTGCTCCTCTATGGAACTTAttcacctggcggccatcttggttccaccCTGGTCTCAAGGCTGGTGTTTAAACACACAACTCCGACACATGGACTCAGTATTTATCAGGCCATGTGTGATCCATTTGGGATTTTTAAAGGGTAGGCAAACCGCGGTTTTGGCAGAGGAGCCTGCGAGTTAAAAGAATTATATCGGAGCAGTCGTGACAAAAGTATTTGGAACAAACGGACACTTTTGATTGTGAAGGAGTAAGTGTGAGGGACGACGTCAAACTACGTCAAAATCAGAGTCACATTCACGCTCAAATAAAAACTAACCATTTTGGAAAATAGTGTTTAACTAAGTGACTTGAACTGACAATTCCCCCCTTTTAAGAAATTAACACATTTGAGTGaaaaagaacaaaataaaattcACCAATATGAGACCATAAGGAAGCATTTTCTAATGGAGAAAGGTATTCCTCCTCATTCTCTTTAGgactcctcctcattctccttaGGACTCCTTCTCATTCTCCTTAGAACTCTTAAGGAGTCTTACCTCCTAGTTTATTCTCTACTCTTCCACCGTTTTCTGGTGAGTGTTTGCTCATGTCAGAGCGTCTTTGTACTAAAGGAGGACAAATCCAACCCAGGTTTATCTGGTTGCGGCGGATTAGCGTCTCTGGCTCTGCTATGAGACTGAAGGAGCATGTCTTTGTCTTTCTGTCGTTGCTTCTGTTGTCTTCAGATTTATCTCTCCAGCAGAGACGCAGATAATCCATGACTGGAAAGAAACGACTGTTAGACGTTTATCTACTCCATGGATTTACAGCCCCTAACCCTCCTTACCCTCAAGGTCAGACGTCCATTTGGGAAATAACCTAACACacccgacgcacacacacacacataccctacACACTACaggccacacacaaacgcatgcatgaacacacacacatcttacaCACTACtgaccacacacatgcattcatacatgcatacaaacatacatacatacatacatacatacatacatacatacatacatacatacatacatacatacatacatacatacatacatacatacatacatacatacatacatacatacatacatacatacatacatacatacatacatacatacatacatacatacatacatacatacatacacacagaaacacacacacccaaatgaccacagacatacatgcatgcatgcatacatacatacatacatacatacatacatacatacatacatacatgcatacatacatacatacatacatacatacatacatacatacatacatacatacatacacacacgcacacacacacacacacacacacatacac encodes:
- the LOC130371617 gene encoding urotensin-2 receptor isoform X1; the encoded protein is MTTVSMASMTALVERVPNGTALSPSGLTPSHEDTAATFTIGTILSVMCLVGVTGNIYTLVVMCQSMRTSASMYIYIINLAMADLLYLLTIPFVVCTHFLQGWHFGDVGCRILISIDFLTMHASIFTLTIMSTERYFAVLKPLDTVKRSKSYRKAIALLVWAASLVLTLPMMVGIQLMKVGAKTMCQPTLAPNTYKAYISFLFCTSIVAPGLIIGYLYIRLARTYWISQTETFKQTKKLPNQKVLYLIFTIVLLFWACFLPFWIWQLLGEFHPSLAISNTAKRNINYLTTCLTYSNSCINPFLYTLLTKNYKEYLRKRQRTWTASSYFSRRSRFQRSPRRSPSSSSQQCTESFVLSHTASLRAHKSSL
- the LOC130371617 gene encoding urotensin-2 receptor isoform X2 yields the protein MTTVSMASMTALVERVPNGTALSPSGLTPSHEDTAATFTIGTILSVMCLGWHFGDVGCRILISIDFLTMHASIFTLTIMSTERYFAVLKPLDTVKRSKSYRKAIALLVWAASLVLTLPMMVGIQLMKVGAKTMCQPTLAPNTYKAYISFLFCTSIVAPGLIIGYLYIRLARTYWISQTETFKQTKKLPNQKVLYLIFTIVLLFWACFLPFWIWQLLGEFHPSLAISNTAKRNINYLTTCLTYSNSCINPFLYTLLTKNYKEYLRKRQRTWTASSYFSRRSRFQRSPRRSPSSSSQQCTESFVLSHTASLRAHKSSL